One part of the Dermacentor andersoni chromosome 2, qqDerAnde1_hic_scaffold, whole genome shotgun sequence genome encodes these proteins:
- the mus201 gene encoding DNA excision repair protein ERCC-5 isoform X1 codes for MGVHGLWQVLEPAGKPIALETLENKVLAVDVSLWLHQAVKGFRDAQGSPLANAHLLGLLQRVCKLLFYGVKPVFVFDGGVPQLKKQTLAARQERRTSAQESAQRKARLLLLKARHRGSKRPAPKAPVDDLYVLPPLPEHWNKLYKVENDDEGWHSGHALWELSSLDCDSEEFAALPAEMRHRALIAMQHHHRWGRPRKAPEKSEDFSAYQLQGLLRKRTLQQRTEEARREMRPEPLLWGEEAHVSRVASLANTHQVILNTSPTKHILQPESEEGDAKEGAIKDWKTASPQVEEHSAGSSQAVNKNPSLSAQDPAVLKWLSEECSPNKAMQESSATDKNFTCTQTSEAHSRTIRSHFRRVVDLTDEPDESENRDSSQKAHLASYANQASDCAQPNAVDTPAAGDRTCRLPDRSEDGASIGSALPSLAQDSPAPAMSAAKGEGPVVASMEPSGVPGDEDKSESKRERSAEQEDNGSASNWLESKQELLAEQEDNNSASNLLETQDEKMSSSNIARKSKALEEASDIVLSEEDEEEKDEELLAAIQASLSEQQEKHTGEQPTGSGGGSSSSSFWKPPRTEEEKRELHMREQELEQEAARQQRHAASLNDLLVKECQELLALLGQPYVVSPGEAEAQCAWLEQHGLSHGVVTDDSDAWLFGAQCVYRHLFRPDRRPTRFQMRDLSSQFGLDRQKLVAFALLCGSDYTTGVNGVGPVTAMEVLSEFKGDDAISLLEEFRTWLNKAKEEKVQPGSKTRSHLVRLSLEPGFPSSRVAQAYLEPTVDDSRETFSWGTPDLDALRTYANQKLGWSREKLDDLLLPVLKRMGAKQKQTRMDQYLEACQAPPKPKLFPSKRLTKAMGKLAPVKRAKIEGPQLSEDSDSS; via the exons ATGGGTGTTCACGGCCTATGGCAGGTTCTAGAACCTGCGGGGAAGCCGATCGCCCTCGAAACGCTTGAGAACAAAGTTCTCGCCGTCG ACGTCAGCTTGTGGCTTCATCAGGCCGTCAAAGGCTTCCGCGATGCCCAAGGCAGCCCCTTGGCCAACGCTCACCTGTTGGGTTTACTTCAACGAGTCTGCAAGCTTCTCTTTTATGGAGTCAAGCCCGTCTTCGTCTTCGATGGAGGCGTGCCACAGCTCAAGAAACAGACTCTG GCTGCTCGTCAAGAAAGGCGTACTTCTGCACAAGAAAGTGCCCAACGTAAGGCACGATTACTGCTTCTAAAGGCCCGGCATAGAGGCTCAAAACGACCAGCCCCCAAGGCACCTGTGGATGACTTGTATGTTCTGCCACCTCTGCCAGAACACTGGAACAAATTGTACAA AGTGGAGAATGACGATGAAGGCTGGCACTCCGGACATGCTCTCTGGGAGTTGTCCTCACTTGACTGCGACTCAGAAGAATTTGCAGCCCTGCCAGCAGAGATGCGTCACCGTGCGTTGATTGCCATGCAGCATCACCATCGTTGGGGCCGTCCCAGGAAGGCACCTGAG AAATCGGAGGATTTCTCTGCCTACCAGCTGCAGGGCCTCTTGCGCAAGCGCACTCTGCAGCAGCGTACTGAGGAGGCTCGTCGTGAGATGAGGCCCGAGCCGTTATTATGGGGCGAAGAGGCCCACGTGAGTCGGGTTGCCTCTCTGGCCAACACTCACCAGGTCATTCTGAACACCAGCCCCACCAAACATATCCTGCAACCAGAAAGTGAGGAAGGTGATGCAA AAGAAGGTGCAATAAAGGACTGGAAGACAGCCAGCCCACAAGTAGAAGAGCACAGTGCTGGTTCAAGCCAGGCTGTTAACAAAAACCCATCTTTATCAGCTCAAGACCCCGCTGTTTTAAAGTGGCTGTCTGAAGAGTGCTCTCCAAACAAGGCTATGCAAGAGAGTTCTGCAACAGACAAAAATTTTACATGTACCCAGACTAGTGAAGCACACTCTAGAACTATCCGGTCTCATTTTAGGAGGGTGGTGGACTTGACAGATGAACCAGACGAGTCAGAAAACAGGGACAGTAGTCAAAAGGCTCACCTTGCAAGTTACGCAAATCAGGCTAGTGATTGTGCTCAGCCAAATGCAGTGGACACTCCAGCGGCAGGCGACAGAACATGCAGGCTACCTGACAGGAGTGAAGACGGCGCAAGCATTGGTTCAGCACTGCCGTCATTGGCCCAAGATTCGCCAGCTCCCGCAATGTCTGCAGCTAAGGGTGAAGGCCCTGTGGTAGCATCTATGGAGCCATCAGGAGTACCAGGTGATGAGGACAAAAGTGAGAGCAAGCGAGAACGCTCAGCTGAACAAGAAGATAATGGTTCTGCCTCAAATTGGTTGGAGAGCAAGCAAGAACTCTTAGCTGAACAAGAAGATAATAATTCTGCCTCAAATTTGTTGGAAACACAGGATGAGAAAATGAGCTCTTCCAATATCGCAAGGAAGTCTAAGGCATTGGAAGAGGCTAGTGACATTGTGCTCTCAGAAGAGGacgaggaagaaaaagatgaagaacTTCTAGCAGCTATTCAAGCCTCCTTGTCCGAGCAGCAAGAAAAGCACACCGGTGAACAACCTACAGGTAGTGGTGgtggcagtagcagcagcagcttctGGAAGCCTCCTAGAACTGAAGAAGAG AAACGTGAGCTGCACATGAGGGAACAGGAGCTGGAACAGGAAGCTGCCCGTCAGCAGCGCCATGCTGCCAGCCTCAATGACCTGCTTGTGAAGGAGTGTCAG GAGCTTCTTGCACTGCTGGGCCAGCCGTACGTGGTGAGCCCTGGGGAGGCAGAAGCCCAGTGCGCGTGGCTGGAGCAGCATGGGCTCAGTCATGGGGTCGTGACGGATGACAGTGATGCCTGGCTGTTTGGGGCCCAATGCGTTTACCGGCACCTGTTCCGCCCTGATCGGCGTCCCACGCGCTTTCAGATGAGAGATCTTTCCTCACAGTTTG GCCTTGACCGTCAGAAGCTGGTGGCCTTTGCTCTGCTGTGTGGTAGCGACTACACTACGGGTGTTAATGGTGTGGGCCCTGTAACGGCCATGGAGGTGCTCAGCGAGTTTAAAGGAGATGATGCCATTTCACTCCTAGAGGAGTTTCG CACTTGGCTTAATAAGGCCAAGGAAGAAAAAGTCCAGCCAGGCAGCAAGACACGATCGCACCTGGTGCGCCTCTCTCTGGAGCCTGGCTTCCCCAGCAGTCGGGTGGCGCAAGCATACCTTGAGCCCACCGTGGATGACTCACGCGAGACCTTTTCCTGGGGCACGCCGGACCTGGATGCTTTGCGAAC GTATGCAAACCAGAAACTTGGCTGGAGCCGGGAAAAGCTGGATGACCTCTTACTGCCAGTGCTGAAGCGGATGGGTGCAAAGCAAAAGCAG ACTCGTATGGACCAATACCTGGAGGCTTGCCAGGCACCACCCAAACCCAAGCTGTTCCCGAGCAAACGGCTTACTAAGGCCATGGGCAAGCTGGCACCAGTGAAAAGGGCAAAGATCGAAGGGCCACAGCTTTCCGAGGATAGCGATTCAAGCTAA
- the mus201 gene encoding DNA excision repair protein ERCC-5 isoform X2, whose amino-acid sequence MGVHGLWQVLEPAGKPIALETLENKVLAVDVSLWLHQAVKGFRDAQGSPLANAHLLGLLQRVCKLLFYGVKPVFVFDGGVPQLKKQTLAARQERRTSAQESAQRKARLLLLKARHRGSKRPAPKAPVDDLYVLPPLPEHWNKLYKVENDDEGWHSGHALWELSSLDCDSEEFAALPAEMRHRALIAMQHHHRWGRPRKAPEKSEDFSAYQLQGLLRKRTLQQRTEEARREMRPEPLLWGEEAHVSRVASLANTHQVILNTSPTKHILQPESEEGDAKGAIKDWKTASPQVEEHSAGSSQAVNKNPSLSAQDPAVLKWLSEECSPNKAMQESSATDKNFTCTQTSEAHSRTIRSHFRRVVDLTDEPDESENRDSSQKAHLASYANQASDCAQPNAVDTPAAGDRTCRLPDRSEDGASIGSALPSLAQDSPAPAMSAAKGEGPVVASMEPSGVPGDEDKSESKRERSAEQEDNGSASNWLESKQELLAEQEDNNSASNLLETQDEKMSSSNIARKSKALEEASDIVLSEEDEEEKDEELLAAIQASLSEQQEKHTGEQPTGSGGGSSSSSFWKPPRTEEEKRELHMREQELEQEAARQQRHAASLNDLLVKECQELLALLGQPYVVSPGEAEAQCAWLEQHGLSHGVVTDDSDAWLFGAQCVYRHLFRPDRRPTRFQMRDLSSQFGLDRQKLVAFALLCGSDYTTGVNGVGPVTAMEVLSEFKGDDAISLLEEFRTWLNKAKEEKVQPGSKTRSHLVRLSLEPGFPSSRVAQAYLEPTVDDSRETFSWGTPDLDALRTYANQKLGWSREKLDDLLLPVLKRMGAKQKQTRMDQYLEACQAPPKPKLFPSKRLTKAMGKLAPVKRAKIEGPQLSEDSDSS is encoded by the exons ATGGGTGTTCACGGCCTATGGCAGGTTCTAGAACCTGCGGGGAAGCCGATCGCCCTCGAAACGCTTGAGAACAAAGTTCTCGCCGTCG ACGTCAGCTTGTGGCTTCATCAGGCCGTCAAAGGCTTCCGCGATGCCCAAGGCAGCCCCTTGGCCAACGCTCACCTGTTGGGTTTACTTCAACGAGTCTGCAAGCTTCTCTTTTATGGAGTCAAGCCCGTCTTCGTCTTCGATGGAGGCGTGCCACAGCTCAAGAAACAGACTCTG GCTGCTCGTCAAGAAAGGCGTACTTCTGCACAAGAAAGTGCCCAACGTAAGGCACGATTACTGCTTCTAAAGGCCCGGCATAGAGGCTCAAAACGACCAGCCCCCAAGGCACCTGTGGATGACTTGTATGTTCTGCCACCTCTGCCAGAACACTGGAACAAATTGTACAA AGTGGAGAATGACGATGAAGGCTGGCACTCCGGACATGCTCTCTGGGAGTTGTCCTCACTTGACTGCGACTCAGAAGAATTTGCAGCCCTGCCAGCAGAGATGCGTCACCGTGCGTTGATTGCCATGCAGCATCACCATCGTTGGGGCCGTCCCAGGAAGGCACCTGAG AAATCGGAGGATTTCTCTGCCTACCAGCTGCAGGGCCTCTTGCGCAAGCGCACTCTGCAGCAGCGTACTGAGGAGGCTCGTCGTGAGATGAGGCCCGAGCCGTTATTATGGGGCGAAGAGGCCCACGTGAGTCGGGTTGCCTCTCTGGCCAACACTCACCAGGTCATTCTGAACACCAGCCCCACCAAACATATCCTGCAACCAGAAAGTGAGGAAGGTGATGCAA AAGGTGCAATAAAGGACTGGAAGACAGCCAGCCCACAAGTAGAAGAGCACAGTGCTGGTTCAAGCCAGGCTGTTAACAAAAACCCATCTTTATCAGCTCAAGACCCCGCTGTTTTAAAGTGGCTGTCTGAAGAGTGCTCTCCAAACAAGGCTATGCAAGAGAGTTCTGCAACAGACAAAAATTTTACATGTACCCAGACTAGTGAAGCACACTCTAGAACTATCCGGTCTCATTTTAGGAGGGTGGTGGACTTGACAGATGAACCAGACGAGTCAGAAAACAGGGACAGTAGTCAAAAGGCTCACCTTGCAAGTTACGCAAATCAGGCTAGTGATTGTGCTCAGCCAAATGCAGTGGACACTCCAGCGGCAGGCGACAGAACATGCAGGCTACCTGACAGGAGTGAAGACGGCGCAAGCATTGGTTCAGCACTGCCGTCATTGGCCCAAGATTCGCCAGCTCCCGCAATGTCTGCAGCTAAGGGTGAAGGCCCTGTGGTAGCATCTATGGAGCCATCAGGAGTACCAGGTGATGAGGACAAAAGTGAGAGCAAGCGAGAACGCTCAGCTGAACAAGAAGATAATGGTTCTGCCTCAAATTGGTTGGAGAGCAAGCAAGAACTCTTAGCTGAACAAGAAGATAATAATTCTGCCTCAAATTTGTTGGAAACACAGGATGAGAAAATGAGCTCTTCCAATATCGCAAGGAAGTCTAAGGCATTGGAAGAGGCTAGTGACATTGTGCTCTCAGAAGAGGacgaggaagaaaaagatgaagaacTTCTAGCAGCTATTCAAGCCTCCTTGTCCGAGCAGCAAGAAAAGCACACCGGTGAACAACCTACAGGTAGTGGTGgtggcagtagcagcagcagcttctGGAAGCCTCCTAGAACTGAAGAAGAG AAACGTGAGCTGCACATGAGGGAACAGGAGCTGGAACAGGAAGCTGCCCGTCAGCAGCGCCATGCTGCCAGCCTCAATGACCTGCTTGTGAAGGAGTGTCAG GAGCTTCTTGCACTGCTGGGCCAGCCGTACGTGGTGAGCCCTGGGGAGGCAGAAGCCCAGTGCGCGTGGCTGGAGCAGCATGGGCTCAGTCATGGGGTCGTGACGGATGACAGTGATGCCTGGCTGTTTGGGGCCCAATGCGTTTACCGGCACCTGTTCCGCCCTGATCGGCGTCCCACGCGCTTTCAGATGAGAGATCTTTCCTCACAGTTTG GCCTTGACCGTCAGAAGCTGGTGGCCTTTGCTCTGCTGTGTGGTAGCGACTACACTACGGGTGTTAATGGTGTGGGCCCTGTAACGGCCATGGAGGTGCTCAGCGAGTTTAAAGGAGATGATGCCATTTCACTCCTAGAGGAGTTTCG CACTTGGCTTAATAAGGCCAAGGAAGAAAAAGTCCAGCCAGGCAGCAAGACACGATCGCACCTGGTGCGCCTCTCTCTGGAGCCTGGCTTCCCCAGCAGTCGGGTGGCGCAAGCATACCTTGAGCCCACCGTGGATGACTCACGCGAGACCTTTTCCTGGGGCACGCCGGACCTGGATGCTTTGCGAAC GTATGCAAACCAGAAACTTGGCTGGAGCCGGGAAAAGCTGGATGACCTCTTACTGCCAGTGCTGAAGCGGATGGGTGCAAAGCAAAAGCAG ACTCGTATGGACCAATACCTGGAGGCTTGCCAGGCACCACCCAAACCCAAGCTGTTCCCGAGCAAACGGCTTACTAAGGCCATGGGCAAGCTGGCACCAGTGAAAAGGGCAAAGATCGAAGGGCCACAGCTTTCCGAGGATAGCGATTCAAGCTAA